The proteins below are encoded in one region of Ferruginibacter lapsinanis:
- a CDS encoding 5-formyltetrahydrofolate cyclo-ligase, translating to MLKKEIRDTYKAKRKTLSASQLEKMDDLLLIQFQQLPIEIPALIMTYAPMEEQKEFNPQLITDYCYFKNPSQVLLYPVIGPDDEILSVVVNDNTTFVKNKYGIDEPADGIDIFPEEIDLVIVPLLAFDKSGFRVGYGKGYYDKFLKECRPDVIKIGFSYFAPITMIDDVNAFDIKLNYCVTPDTFYEFE from the coding sequence ATGCTTAAGAAAGAAATAAGAGACACCTATAAGGCAAAACGTAAGACTTTATCTGCTTCGCAATTAGAGAAGATGGATGACCTGCTTTTAATACAGTTTCAGCAATTGCCGATTGAGATTCCTGCGTTGATAATGACCTATGCGCCTATGGAAGAGCAGAAAGAGTTTAACCCTCAGTTGATCACAGATTATTGTTATTTTAAAAACCCCAGCCAGGTATTGTTATATCCTGTTATTGGTCCGGATGATGAAATATTAAGTGTAGTAGTAAATGATAATACTACATTTGTAAAGAACAAATATGGGATAGACGAACCCGCTGATGGGATAGATATTTTTCCTGAAGAGATAGATCTGGTTATTGTTCCATTGCTGGCATTTGATAAAAGTGGGTTTAGAGTTGGGTATGGCAAAGGGTATTATGATAAATTTTTAAAAGAGTGCAGGCCGGATGTAATAAAGATCGGGTTCAGTTATTTTGCACCGATCACTATGATCGACGATGTAAATGCATTCGATATCAAGTTGAACTATTGCGTAACGCCTGATACATTTTATGAGTTTGAATAA
- a CDS encoding DEAD/DEAH box helicase yields MHNTNTPTEKILSNLKIEALNEMQIASLKAVEENDSVIILSSTGSGKTLGFLLPVVHGLSRDIKNVQALILVPSRELAIQIDEVFRKMGTGYKVTCCYGGHKREIEENNLVQSPAVIIGTAGRVADHIRRNNFSVTDITTLVLDEFDKTMELGFQEEMSFIIGSLPNIKKRILTSATQAVGIPDFIGVTDPVRLTFSSLIEKPEVDELLVRTVMSPDKDKAETLFRLICSIGNKSTIVFCNHRESVERTSQLLKDKGIVNVFYHGGMEQQERESAMCKFKNGTSNVLVTTDLASRGLDIPDIKYIIHYHIPATEDVYTHRNGRTARMEAGGKAVLILSEEEKLPAYITEHEEFILPERLELPEKPKWSTLFIAAGKKDKVNKIDIVGFLTNKGLLKKEDIGLIEVKDFFSFVAIRKLKVGETLELIKDEKIKNKKVKIAVAK; encoded by the coding sequence ATGCATAACACAAACACACCCACCGAAAAAATTCTTTCCAATTTAAAAATTGAAGCTTTAAACGAAATGCAGATCGCTTCGTTAAAAGCTGTAGAAGAAAATGATTCGGTAATTATATTATCCTCTACTGGTTCTGGAAAAACCCTGGGATTTTTATTACCCGTTGTTCATGGCTTAAGCCGAGACATTAAAAATGTACAGGCTCTTATTTTAGTTCCTTCCAGAGAATTAGCCATACAGATCGACGAAGTATTTCGTAAGATGGGCACCGGCTACAAAGTCACCTGCTGCTATGGCGGCCATAAAAGAGAAATTGAGGAAAATAACCTGGTACAATCTCCGGCAGTCATTATTGGCACCGCCGGCCGTGTTGCCGACCATATTCGTCGTAATAATTTTTCTGTAACAGATATTACCACTTTGGTGCTTGATGAATTTGATAAAACCATGGAACTGGGGTTCCAGGAAGAAATGTCATTTATTATCGGTTCTTTGCCAAATATCAAAAAAAGGATCCTTACCTCAGCCACACAGGCAGTTGGTATTCCGGATTTTATTGGTGTTACTGATCCTGTAAGACTGACCTTTTCATCTTTGATCGAAAAACCTGAAGTGGATGAGCTACTGGTAAGAACAGTAATGTCGCCGGATAAAGACAAAGCCGAAACCCTTTTCAGATTGATCTGTTCCATCGGCAATAAATCTACCATTGTATTTTGCAACCATAGAGAATCTGTAGAACGTACCAGCCAGTTGTTGAAAGATAAAGGCATAGTAAATGTTTTTTATCATGGAGGCATGGAACAACAGGAACGTGAAAGTGCTATGTGTAAATTCAAAAACGGCACTTCTAATGTACTGGTTACTACCGATCTGGCATCCCGTGGTTTGGACATTCCTGATATCAAATATATTATTCACTATCATATACCTGCTACGGAAGATGTGTATACGCACAGAAATGGTCGTACTGCACGTATGGAAGCCGGTGGCAAAGCTGTGTTGATCTTATCTGAAGAAGAAAAACTGCCTGCATATATTACCGAACATGAAGAATTTATTTTGCCAGAAAGACTGGAATTACCTGAAAAACCTAAATGGAGTACCCTCTTTATAGCTGCTGGTAAAAAAGACAAGGTCAATAAAATTGATATCGTTGGTTTCTTAACCAATAAAGGATTACTAAAGAAAGAAGATATTGGTTTGATCGAAGTAAAAGACTTTTTTTCGTTTGTAGCCATACGTAAGTTAAAGGTTGGCGAAACACTTGAACTCATCAAAGACGAAAAGATAAAGAATAAAAAAGTTAAGATCGCCGTAGCGAAATAA
- a CDS encoding RsmD family RNA methyltransferase, whose protein sequence is MRIISGIHGGRRINPPAEMPYTRPTTDIAKEGLFNILQNNLEIDTLKTLDLFGGTGCISYELASRGAIDLTIVEKDNKMYDFIKKTSTELGLENFKLVKSDVFKYIDTCTEQYDFIFAGPPYALGTIDDLPIRIFERNLLKPKGWFVLEHTPRNDYKKFDHYKTERNYGTTIFSIFIA, encoded by the coding sequence ATGCGTATAATTAGCGGAATACATGGTGGCAGGAGGATCAATCCTCCTGCGGAAATGCCTTACACAAGGCCAACAACAGATATTGCAAAAGAAGGTCTGTTTAATATTTTGCAAAATAACCTGGAGATCGATACTCTAAAAACACTCGATCTGTTTGGTGGTACCGGTTGCATTAGTTACGAACTGGCAAGCAGAGGAGCAATTGATCTGACCATCGTTGAAAAAGATAACAAGATGTATGACTTCATTAAAAAGACATCAACAGAATTAGGATTAGAAAATTTCAAGCTGGTTAAATCAGATGTATTTAAATATATTGACACTTGTACAGAGCAATATGATTTTATATTCGCAGGTCCCCCTTATGCATTAGGAACCATTGATGATCTGCCGATCAGAATATTTGAAAGAAATTTATTAAAGCCAAAAGGCTGGTTTGTGTTGGAACATACACCAAGAAATGATTATAAGAAATTTGATCATTATAAAACAGAACGTAATTACGGCACCACAATCTTTTCTATCTTTATTGCTTAA
- a CDS encoding DUF3822 family protein, translating to MTPLFNIQPIGIDLSTAHLFIEMGEHGLSLYILDDTNTFSSICVYQFPDKLNVENNIRSILYEEPFLKQKFKKVDIIYCFSESVLVPKELAEMEANKNMLDLVYGDFPDKVIRGDFMFRYGIQNVYRTPKSVEMIMNNLFPTATITHLYSVLPDLVSKQGNNLFAAFCSNHIITLLMKDDKIQVIQKFAYQKPEDAAYHLLNVCVSFDTAVADVNLTLSGMIDTTSNLYNELHKYFEHIEFGSLPDKFQYTDEIANYPSHFFSHLFGIAACV from the coding sequence TTGACACCTTTATTTAACATACAGCCAATCGGGATCGATCTTTCTACTGCTCATTTATTTATAGAAATGGGAGAACATGGACTGTCTCTTTATATACTGGATGATACCAATACATTTTCTTCAATTTGTGTATATCAGTTTCCTGATAAATTAAATGTAGAAAATAACATACGAAGTATTTTATACGAAGAACCTTTTTTGAAACAAAAATTCAAAAAAGTTGATATCATCTATTGTTTTTCAGAATCTGTTTTAGTGCCAAAAGAATTGGCTGAAATGGAAGCAAATAAAAATATGCTGGATCTTGTTTACGGAGATTTTCCTGATAAAGTGATACGAGGAGATTTTATGTTCAGGTATGGTATTCAAAATGTATATCGAACACCCAAGTCAGTAGAGATGATAATGAATAATCTTTTTCCTACTGCTACAATTACACACTTATATTCGGTATTACCTGATCTGGTCAGTAAACAAGGCAATAATTTATTCGCAGCATTTTGCTCGAATCATATTATTACGTTGTTGATGAAGGATGACAAGATTCAGGTGATACAGAAATTTGCGTATCAAAAACCGGAGGATGCGGCGTATCATTTATTGAATGTATGTGTAAGTTTTGATACAGCTGTTGCTGATGTAAATCTGACCTTATCAGGGATGATCGATACAACATCTAATTTGTATAATGAGTTACATAAATATTTTGAACACATTGAGTTTGGTTCTTTGCCGGATAAATTTCAATATACAGATGAGATAGCGAATTATCCTTCACATTTTTTTAGTCATCTTTTTGGTATAGCTGCATGCGTATAA
- a CDS encoding toxin-antitoxin system YwqK family antitoxin, translated as MEVFNKRYLVIAIISMIFISCTSIQNKNITIKIAKTVAPIYIERTDSGFAIHNDTVYYQNKLFTGYRYSLFNNTDTEFVRSYFNGVEEGEQRVWYSNKQLAEYRFYINGKKEGTQKGWWPDGRSKFIYTAANDAFVGELKEWNAAGLLCKWFHYVNGQEEGSQKMWWDDGSIRANYVIRNGKKYGLLGIKLCSNPYDSIIKK; from the coding sequence TTGGAGGTTTTTAACAAACGATATTTAGTTATTGCGATCATTTCGATGATTTTTATATCCTGTACCAGTATACAAAATAAAAATATCACGATCAAAATTGCAAAGACAGTAGCACCTATTTATATAGAGAGAACAGATAGCGGTTTTGCTATTCATAATGATACAGTGTATTATCAGAATAAATTATTTACAGGTTATCGATATTCATTATTCAATAATACTGATACCGAGTTTGTGCGTTCATATTTCAATGGGGTAGAGGAAGGAGAGCAGCGGGTATGGTATTCTAATAAACAATTGGCTGAGTATAGGTTCTATATCAATGGTAAAAAGGAAGGAACCCAAAAAGGGTGGTGGCCCGATGGCAGATCAAAATTTATTTACACCGCAGCAAATGATGCATTTGTTGGAGAGTTGAAAGAGTGGAATGCTGCAGGGTTGTTATGTAAGTGGTTTCATTATGTAAACGGGCAGGAAGAAGGTAGTCAAAAAATGTGGTGGGATGACGGCTCGATACGGGCTAATTATGTAATACGTAATGGCAAAAAATACGGTTTACTTGGAATAAAATTATGCAGCAATCCTTATGATTCGATTATTAAGAAATAG
- a CDS encoding SCO family protein, whose translation MIRLLRNSMFILLIAMTACKNRSILSTLPFINKPDFTPEWIDKNNSSYDSIHTIPPFAFINQNGETVTEKTVAGKIYVANFIFTRCGGICPKMTDNMSILQQKFKDDPAVIFLSHSVTPDMDSVPVLKKYAADKGIISGKWHLLTGDKNQIYALAKKQYYAGDTIGYYQTGNQFLHTENFILLDKHRRIRGVYNGTLALEMDRLADDIYTLKQEE comes from the coding sequence ATGATTCGATTATTAAGAAATAGTATGTTTATTTTGTTGATAGCAATGACTGCCTGCAAAAACAGGTCGATATTATCAACATTACCATTTATCAATAAACCGGATTTTACACCTGAGTGGATAGACAAAAACAACAGCTCGTACGATAGCATTCATACCATCCCGCCCTTTGCATTTATAAACCAAAATGGAGAGACTGTAACTGAAAAAACTGTTGCAGGAAAAATATATGTAGCGAATTTTATTTTTACACGTTGCGGTGGTATTTGTCCTAAAATGACTGATAACATGAGCATCTTACAACAAAAATTTAAAGATGATCCTGCTGTTATATTTCTTTCTCATTCTGTAACACCTGATATGGATAGTGTACCTGTATTAAAAAAATATGCAGCAGATAAAGGAATAATATCAGGGAAATGGCATTTATTAACCGGAGATAAAAATCAAATTTATGCTCTGGCAAAAAAGCAATATTATGCCGGAGATACAATAGGATATTATCAAACAGGTAATCAATTCCTGCATACAGAAAATTTTATCTTATTGGATAAACATCGTAGAATAAGGGGTGTGTACAATGGGACTTTAGCGCTAGAAATGGATAGATTGGCAGATGATATCTATACTTTAAAACAAGAAGAATAA
- a CDS encoding YHYH protein, protein MKKLSFFLIVVSNALFSCSKDDAVVSTATVSAIACSSVSFSASANAGVVYSATATVPYAGGNGVAYGAGSSISSTGVTGLTATLQAGTLTTGTGNLNYIISGTPAATGTANFTVSFGGQSCSISLPVSAAVVLPAVYNKIYGASSVTTDGTWVIIKSTGLPDHKSVYYATSNPLYENFSGTTFGGNTFAKNPNTIAAFNYTFKIPLHPVAAATHATTPMGPMGVAINGVPLFNQYAAGGAALSGEIVSFDQGYGHPQQQGGYHYHVEPIKLTAIKGADALLGFLLDGFPVYGPMENGSLATGLDVYHGHTSVTADYPAGIYHYHFSAAAPYLNGNGFWGTAGTVTY, encoded by the coding sequence ATGAAAAAGCTAAGTTTTTTTCTCATTGTCGTATCTAATGCATTATTTAGTTGTTCTAAAGATGATGCGGTAGTTTCTACAGCAACTGTAAGTGCTATTGCCTGTAGCAGTGTGTCATTTTCCGCTTCTGCCAATGCCGGAGTTGTGTATAGTGCAACAGCCACCGTTCCTTATGCCGGAGGCAACGGAGTAGCATATGGGGCTGGTTCATCAATCAGTTCAACAGGTGTCACAGGTTTAACAGCAACATTGCAAGCAGGTACACTAACCACTGGCACTGGTAATTTGAACTATATTATTTCCGGCACCCCGGCTGCAACCGGTACAGCAAATTTTACAGTTAGCTTTGGAGGACAAAGTTGTAGTATATCCCTGCCTGTTAGTGCAGCTGTTGTATTACCGGCAGTTTACAATAAAATTTACGGAGCTTCCAGTGTTACAACAGATGGTACCTGGGTTATCATTAAATCCACCGGGTTGCCGGATCATAAGAGTGTGTATTATGCTACTTCTAATCCGCTATATGAAAATTTTTCAGGTACTACCTTTGGTGGAAATACATTTGCAAAGAATCCGAATACCATTGCTGCTTTTAATTATACATTTAAGATACCATTACATCCTGTAGCAGCTGCTACACATGCCACTACACCTATGGGGCCAATGGGAGTTGCCATTAACGGAGTTCCTTTATTTAATCAATATGCTGCAGGCGGGGCTGCATTGAGCGGAGAAATCGTAAGTTTTGATCAGGGATATGGACATCCTCAACAACAAGGCGGATATCATTATCACGTTGAGCCTATAAAACTTACTGCAATTAAAGGTGCTGATGCTTTACTAGGGTTTTTATTGGATGGTTTTCCTGTATATGGTCCTATGGAAAATGGATCATTAGCAACCGGACTGGACGTTTATCATGGGCATACCAGCGTTACAGCCGATTATCCTGCGGGTATTTATCATTATCATTTTTCAGCGGCAGCACCCTATCTCAACGGAAATGGTTTCTGGGGTACAGCCGGTACGGTAACTTATTAA
- the lpxK gene encoding tetraacyldisaccharide 4'-kinase, whose amino-acid sequence MLKSFRYLFLPFSFLYGGIVWIRNWLFDKNYLKSAAINFPVICVGNLAVGGTGKTPMVEYLIRILKNQYKIATLSRGYKRKTKGYGLADENTTALEIGDEPMQFHQKFPGVAVAVGEERLVAIPNILHDKPDTQVIILDDAFQHRVVRAGLNILLTDYNNLYTRDFPLPAGDLRDIKKSAIRADIIVVTKCKHKLSEDESEMIKKELAPADHQKVFFTEIMYANPYHLFSKKEIEITNDTAVLLVCGIANPKPLKSYLTTHVHTYDMLHYADHHIFKIDDLEDIQKQFGKVSSDKKIIITTEKDAVRLLKFENELKDFPVYVLPIEHHFMFNEGEQFNKMIINFIRSFDK is encoded by the coding sequence ATGCTTAAAAGCTTTAGATATTTATTCTTGCCATTTTCTTTTCTATATGGCGGTATAGTCTGGATCAGGAATTGGTTGTTTGATAAGAATTATCTTAAATCTGCCGCTATCAATTTTCCTGTAATATGCGTGGGGAATTTAGCTGTAGGCGGTACCGGTAAAACACCAATGGTTGAATATCTTATACGCATCTTAAAAAATCAATACAAAATTGCTACACTTAGCAGAGGATACAAGAGAAAAACAAAAGGCTATGGCCTTGCAGATGAAAACACTACCGCATTAGAGATAGGTGACGAACCAATGCAATTTCATCAAAAATTTCCCGGGGTGGCTGTGGCCGTAGGAGAGGAGCGGTTGGTTGCTATTCCAAATATTTTGCACGACAAGCCTGATACACAAGTGATCATTTTAGATGATGCGTTTCAACACAGGGTGGTAAGAGCCGGGTTGAATATTTTACTGACAGATTATAATAATTTATACACCAGAGATTTTCCATTACCGGCAGGTGATCTGAGAGATATTAAAAAAAGTGCTATCAGAGCTGATATTATTGTAGTTACAAAATGCAAACACAAACTGAGTGAGGATGAAAGTGAAATGATCAAAAAGGAATTGGCGCCGGCTGATCACCAAAAGGTTTTCTTTACAGAAATAATGTACGCTAATCCTTATCATTTATTTAGTAAAAAAGAGATTGAGATCACTAATGATACTGCTGTTCTATTGGTTTGTGGTATAGCCAATCCTAAGCCCTTGAAAAGTTATCTCACCACGCATGTGCATACATATGATATGCTGCATTATGCAGATCATCATATTTTTAAAATTGATGACCTGGAAGATATTCAGAAACAGTTTGGAAAGGTATCATCAGATAAAAAAATTATCATCACTACAGAAAAAGATGCGGTTCGGTTATTGAAATTCGAAAATGAATTGAAGGATTTCCCTGTGTATGTGCTACCTATTGAGCATCATTTTATGTTTAATGAGGGAGAACAATTCAATAAAATGATTATAAATTTCATCAGGTCGTTCGATAAATAG
- a CDS encoding Spy/CpxP family protein refolding chaperone translates to MNNINTRWLSAFIILLLVANTITLSLLWLNKKDEPGNLRRQPRGQVFEFITRELKLNEQQQEAYSKLRDEHQAGVRSIKDSIRQAKDVFFSLLKEPQVPDSLIVAAAQKANAAEQQLDVFTFRHFQKVRAICNADQQKKFDSIIQEALHQMAPPPPMHGGNPPPEK, encoded by the coding sequence ATGAATAATATCAATACACGTTGGCTTTCTGCTTTTATCATATTATTGTTGGTGGCCAATACGATAACCTTGTCTTTATTATGGTTGAATAAAAAAGATGAACCGGGAAATTTGCGTCGACAACCTCGTGGACAAGTATTTGAATTTATTACCAGGGAATTAAAACTAAACGAGCAGCAGCAAGAGGCATATAGTAAATTAAGAGATGAACATCAGGCAGGGGTAAGGTCAATAAAGGATAGTATCAGACAGGCTAAAGATGTTTTTTTCTCACTATTGAAAGAGCCGCAAGTGCCTGATTCATTGATAGTGGCAGCTGCCCAAAAAGCCAATGCCGCTGAGCAGCAACTGGATGTATTTACTTTTCGACACTTTCAAAAGGTGAGAGCTATATGTAATGCCGATCAACAAAAAAAGTTTGATAGCATTATACAGGAAGCATTGCATCAGATGGCACCACCACCTCCAATGCATGGAGGTAATCCTCCCCCGGAAAAATAA
- a CDS encoding RNA polymerase sigma factor, translating into MTEHELIAGLRNADESAFRELVLLFQDKVFNTSLGFLQHEADAEDIAQEVFIQIFRSIHQFNGLSGLSTWIYRITVTKSLDHLRSKKRKKRIGYIRQLFGFDNAPLHELTDFNHPGVQLDKKEDAAMLFKLIAQLPENQQAAFILNKVEELSYREIAAILTISESAVDSLLQRAKQNLRKMIKNNGADRRF; encoded by the coding sequence TTGACGGAACATGAGTTAATAGCAGGATTGCGGAATGCAGATGAATCTGCGTTCAGGGAATTAGTACTGCTGTTTCAGGATAAGGTGTTCAATACGTCTCTTGGTTTTCTCCAGCATGAGGCTGATGCAGAAGATATTGCACAGGAAGTTTTCATACAGATCTTTCGTTCCATTCACCAATTTAATGGCTTATCAGGTTTATCTACCTGGATCTATCGTATTACGGTTACCAAGTCTCTTGATCATCTACGCAGTAAAAAAAGAAAAAAAAGAATTGGATATATCCGGCAGCTTTTTGGATTTGACAATGCGCCTCTGCATGAGTTAACCGACTTTAATCATCCGGGTGTACAACTGGATAAAAAAGAAGATGCCGCAATGCTTTTTAAGCTGATTGCTCAATTACCTGAAAATCAGCAAGCCGCATTTATATTAAATAAGGTAGAAGAGTTGAGTTACAGGGAGATTGCAGCGATACTTACTATTTCTGAATCGGCTGTCGACTCACTTTTGCAACGAGCTAAACAAAATCTTCGTAAAATGATAAAAAATAATGGAGCCGACCGAAGGTTTTGA
- a CDS encoding cytochrome-c peroxidase, with the protein MKKIIAILSLIVIVVVFQFCSKNDAGVVSPVTVPSLPVTAFNYLVGYPAHIQTALLANDNTPVDNPITNDGATLGRVLFYDKILSKNNSISCGSCHKQDLSFDDETQFSKGFDGGLTTRNSMSLLNLRFYKNGKMFWDERAATLEKQALQPIQNHDEMGLTLAELESKVKAQTYYPSLFQKAFGTADIDSVRIAKALAQFERSIVTYQSKYDQVKQGTATFTTLEDQGEQLFLTAVGPGGGGNTCATCHTPPMFLKSNVPGFSITDIGDTVGINGVNKFKSGSLRNIGTRTKLFHDGSVTNLSAMLTAGAPGSGTIPIKAHSVAPGDVQKLLAFLNTLTDNTITTEEKFSNPFK; encoded by the coding sequence ATGAAAAAAATAATTGCCATACTCTCACTTATCGTAATAGTGGTTGTTTTTCAGTTCTGCTCTAAAAATGATGCAGGAGTTGTAAGTCCGGTTACAGTTCCATCTTTGCCTGTAACTGCCTTTAACTACCTTGTTGGCTACCCGGCACATATTCAAACAGCCTTATTGGCTAATGATAATACACCAGTAGATAATCCCATTACGAATGACGGAGCTACATTGGGCAGAGTACTGTTTTACGATAAGATTCTCAGTAAAAATAATAGTATAAGTTGTGGCAGTTGTCATAAACAGGATTTGTCTTTTGATGATGAAACTCAATTCAGTAAAGGATTTGATGGAGGGTTAACAACAAGGAATTCTATGTCTTTATTGAATCTTCGATTCTATAAAAATGGTAAAATGTTTTGGGATGAAAGAGCTGCAACGCTTGAAAAACAGGCGCTTCAACCCATACAAAATCATGATGAAATGGGACTTACATTGGCTGAGTTGGAATCAAAAGTAAAAGCACAAACATATTATCCTTCGTTATTTCAAAAAGCTTTTGGTACAGCAGATATCGATTCCGTTCGTATTGCCAAAGCCCTGGCTCAGTTTGAACGCAGTATTGTAACGTACCAATCTAAATATGATCAGGTGAAACAAGGTACAGCAACTTTTACAACACTGGAAGATCAGGGTGAGCAATTGTTTTTAACAGCAGTAGGACCAGGCGGAGGAGGCAATACTTGTGCAACCTGCCATACGCCACCGATGTTTCTGAAAAGTAATGTCCCCGGATTCTCAATCACTGATATAGGAGATACAGTTGGTATAAATGGAGTGAATAAATTCAAATCTGGATCTTTAAGAAACATAGGTACTCGGACAAAACTGTTTCATGATGGAAGCGTTACTAATCTAAGTGCAATGCTTACTGCTGGAGCTCCCGGTAGTGGTACCATACCCATCAAAGCACATTCTGTAGCTCCGGGAGATGTACAAAAATTGCTGGCTTTTCTAAATACACTCACAGATAATACAATTACAACTGAAGAGAAATTTTCAAATCCTTTTAAATAA
- a CDS encoding MATE family efflux transporter: MDNATDLKVQVTNKQILSIALPITLAILVPQINMLTNSIFLGNLSTEALGNAGVTGVFYLIFAVAGHGLNNAMQSVFSRYAGAGDTNAFKIILSQGIRISLQFAFAGILITWLVAPMILSSVADPKAYPQEMSFLRIRIFGLPFLYLFQMGNAFLVASLNSRYLMIGFIFESLINILLDYLLINGYWGLPKMGFNGAAVASVIAEIIGCIVVFIVLYRTGLKRQYSLLQNFVYDKIKSKEIIKIATPLMLQFIISVTTWLVFFILIESLHDETAKAISNTMRNVFGLTGVFVWAFAGTCNAMVSNLMGQRKEELVTKAITRIMLWSTGSCLMMCLFINLFPQIFFSVFGQGDAFIAEATPVLRTVSLGLLIMSMANIWLNGVTGTGKTKMNLAIEIIAITGYLFYSWYFTKAHYVSLAMAWSNEIIYWSIVFLLSFTFLKSGKWKTKQPV; encoded by the coding sequence ATGGATAATGCGACTGATTTAAAAGTACAAGTTACCAATAAACAAATACTATCTATTGCACTTCCTATAACGCTTGCAATACTGGTTCCGCAAATTAATATGCTCACCAACAGCATTTTTTTGGGTAATCTGAGTACAGAAGCCTTAGGAAATGCAGGGGTAACGGGTGTGTTTTACCTGATCTTTGCGGTGGCGGGCCACGGTTTAAACAATGCTATGCAATCTGTTTTCAGCAGATATGCCGGAGCCGGAGATACCAATGCTTTTAAAATTATTTTATCACAAGGTATCCGTATCAGTCTGCAATTTGCTTTCGCTGGTATTTTAATTACCTGGCTGGTAGCTCCGATGATCCTGAGTTCTGTAGCAGACCCCAAAGCATATCCGCAGGAAATGAGTTTTTTACGAATCAGAATATTCGGTCTGCCCTTTTTGTATTTATTTCAAATGGGCAATGCTTTTTTAGTAGCATCACTCAATAGCCGTTATTTAATGATCGGATTTATTTTTGAGTCATTGATAAATATCTTACTGGATTATTTATTGATCAACGGTTACTGGGGCTTGCCAAAAATGGGCTTTAACGGAGCTGCAGTTGCATCAGTGATAGCTGAAATCATTGGCTGTATTGTTGTGTTTATAGTTTTGTATAGAACAGGATTAAAAAGACAATACTCGCTTTTACAAAATTTTGTTTACGATAAGATCAAGAGCAAAGAGATTATAAAAATAGCCACCCCCTTGATGCTGCAGTTTATTATCAGCGTGACAACCTGGTTGGTATTTTTTATTTTAATTGAATCTCTTCATGATGAAACTGCAAAAGCGATCAGTAATACCATGCGTAATGTATTTGGCCTTACCGGTGTATTTGTCTGGGCATTTGCTGGCACCTGCAATGCAATGGTCAGCAATTTAATGGGACAACGAAAAGAAGAATTAGTAACAAAAGCAATTACCCGTATCATGCTTTGGAGTACAGGTTCCTGCTTGATGATGTGCTTATTCATCAATCTTTTTCCGCAAATATTTTTTAGCGTTTTTGGTCAGGGAGATGCCTTTATTGCTGAAGCCACACCGGTATTAAGAACAGTCTCATTAGGCCTGTTAATAATGAGCATGGCCAATATATGGCTGAACGGTGTAACCGGTACAGGGAAAACGAAAATGAATTTAGCAATAGAGATCATTGCGATCACCGGCTATCTATTCTATAGCTGGTATTTTACCAAAGCTCATTATGTATCACTGGCAATGGCATGGAGCAACGAAATCATTTACTGGTCGATCGTATTTCTTCTTTCTTTTACTTTTCTAAAAAGTGGCAAATGGAAAACTAAACAACCGGTTTAA